One window of the Streptomyces sp. NBC_00259 genome contains the following:
- a CDS encoding phosphotransferase enzyme family protein: MTDSTVAAPALLAWVCKELGARPSIRDVSHARRNSRVWELVRPGGARFYLKVSPQPLMYERETFALRHAVPALGADRAPQLRASSAEHLALLLTAVPGRPLREATVTPAEEARAHRQGGVLLARLHAAGDLSGVRRTEAERALRAGADGADRHLRLAGDRLTPEERRLVRDLAEQLHSLPPLPLAFIHGDARPRNLLWSQPLAQAGWIDFERARFATVAHDFVRMSCDVWPDRPDLRAACLQGYGRDLVPEEQCALKALAALDAVSALVPGQAHDDPDVTASRGRRTLDRLMAGVLA, translated from the coding sequence ATGACCGACTCGACCGTGGCCGCACCGGCGCTGCTCGCCTGGGTCTGCAAGGAGCTCGGCGCCCGCCCGTCCATCAGGGACGTCTCGCACGCCCGCCGGAACTCCCGTGTCTGGGAGCTCGTCCGCCCCGGCGGTGCCCGCTTCTACCTCAAGGTCTCGCCGCAGCCGCTGATGTACGAACGGGAGACCTTCGCCCTGCGCCACGCGGTTCCCGCGCTCGGAGCCGACCGCGCGCCGCAGCTGCGGGCCTCGAGCGCCGAGCACCTGGCCCTGCTGCTCACCGCCGTTCCGGGCCGCCCGCTGCGAGAGGCGACGGTGACGCCGGCCGAGGAAGCCCGTGCGCACCGACAAGGCGGTGTGCTGCTGGCCCGGCTCCACGCCGCCGGTGACCTGTCGGGCGTCCGTCGTACCGAGGCCGAACGGGCGCTGCGGGCCGGGGCCGACGGCGCCGACAGGCACCTGCGGCTGGCCGGCGACCGGCTGACGCCCGAGGAGCGCAGGCTGGTCCGCGACCTGGCCGAGCAGCTGCACAGCCTTCCGCCACTGCCGCTCGCGTTCATCCACGGGGACGCCCGGCCGCGGAACCTCCTATGGTCCCAGCCCCTGGCGCAGGCCGGGTGGATCGACTTCGAGCGGGCCCGCTTCGCAACCGTGGCGCACGACTTCGTCCGGATGAGCTGCGACGTATGGCCGGATCGCCCCGACCTGCGGGCCGCGTGCCTCCAGGGTTACGGCCGCGACCTTGTCCCCGAGGAGCAGTGCGCGCTGAAAGCTCTGGCGGCGCTCGACGCCGTGAGCGCTCTGGTCCCGGGCCAGGCGCACGACGACCCCGATGTCACGGCGTCGCGCGGACGCCGCACCCTGGACCGGCTCATGGCGGGGGTGCTCGCATGA
- a CDS encoding VOC family protein: MLTVLPIRYVADVEASRDFYAGLGLAVLQEPGAAVWVRLTAAAGAVGVHAAAVSQGRPPGATELGFATDEPLEEVAQRLEHNGYPYELVEENFGRSIRVTDPDGVVVQIQCIDPDIVRRSAAAVAGDSA, from the coding sequence ATGTTGACCGTGCTTCCCATCAGGTATGTGGCCGACGTCGAGGCGTCCCGCGACTTCTACGCAGGGCTGGGGCTCGCCGTCCTGCAGGAGCCCGGCGCGGCCGTCTGGGTCCGGCTGACCGCCGCCGCGGGCGCCGTCGGCGTCCACGCCGCCGCCGTCTCGCAGGGTCGCCCACCCGGCGCGACCGAACTGGGCTTCGCGACGGACGAGCCTCTCGAGGAGGTCGCGCAGCGGCTCGAACACAACGGCTACCCGTACGAGCTCGTCGAGGAGAACTTCGGCCGCAGCATCCGCGTCACCGACCCGGACGGGGTCGTCGTGCAGATCCAGTGCATCGACCCGGACATCGTCCGCAGATCGGCCGCGGCCGTGGCCGGCGACTCCGCCTGA
- a CDS encoding polyprenyl synthetase family protein has translation MPYGHGVAVGGVLKRSRELVRPALVEAVGRLHPWTGEMAAYALGWSDASGTPGRGGSEGKGVRQALAVLGAEAVGADGGVAVAGAVAVELVHTFSLMHDDIMDGDGLRRQRPAVWKAYGTGPAVLAGDAIHALAVQCLAEAPGPFTGDAVRRLCGTLNALVSGQAEDLRFERHPWSGTGAVGPDQYRSMAEDKTGALLGCAIALGATLGGAPSATVAVLERAGRQLGVAFQVVDDLLGIWGDPAVTGKPVHGDLRLRKKTYPVLAALAGTGAAARELAVLLDSPEPFDSATATRAAALVEEAGGRAATREEARRHLDAARHGLREVPLAPGAAADLDALFAYLLDRSW, from the coding sequence GTGCCGTACGGTCACGGCGTCGCGGTGGGCGGTGTGCTGAAGCGCTCGCGTGAACTCGTGCGCCCGGCCCTGGTCGAGGCGGTGGGGCGGCTGCATCCCTGGACCGGTGAGATGGCCGCGTACGCGCTGGGCTGGAGCGACGCAAGCGGGACACCGGGCCGGGGCGGCTCCGAGGGCAAGGGTGTGCGGCAGGCGCTCGCCGTGCTGGGGGCCGAGGCGGTGGGCGCGGACGGCGGCGTGGCCGTAGCTGGAGCGGTGGCGGTGGAGCTGGTGCACACGTTCTCCCTGATGCACGACGACATCATGGACGGTGACGGTCTGCGGCGGCAGCGCCCGGCGGTGTGGAAGGCCTACGGGACGGGTCCGGCCGTCCTGGCCGGGGACGCGATCCACGCCCTCGCCGTGCAGTGTCTGGCCGAGGCACCGGGGCCGTTCACGGGCGACGCGGTCCGGCGGTTGTGCGGGACATTGAACGCGCTCGTGTCCGGGCAGGCGGAGGACCTGCGGTTCGAGCGGCATCCGTGGAGCGGGACCGGCGCGGTGGGGCCGGATCAGTACCGGTCGATGGCGGAAGACAAGACCGGGGCCCTGCTGGGCTGCGCGATCGCGCTCGGTGCGACGCTGGGCGGTGCGCCGTCCGCAACCGTGGCGGTGCTGGAGCGGGCCGGGCGGCAACTGGGCGTGGCCTTCCAGGTGGTGGACGACCTGCTGGGCATCTGGGGTGATCCGGCGGTGACCGGCAAGCCCGTCCACGGCGATCTGCGGCTGCGCAAGAAGACCTACCCGGTGCTTGCGGCGCTCGCCGGGACCGGGGCCGCTGCGCGGGAGCTGGCGGTACTGCTGGACTCGCCCGAGCCGTTCGACAGCGCGACGGCCACGCGTGCCGCCGCACTGGTGGAGGAGGCGGGCGGGCGGGCCGCGACCCGTGAAGAGGCGCGTCGGCATCTGGACGCCGCACGCCACGGTCTGCGGGAGGTGCCGCTCGCGCCGGGTGCGGCCGCTGATCTGGACGCGTTGTTCGCCTACCTGCTCGACCGAAGTTGGTGA
- a CDS encoding DoxX family protein yields the protein MEPLVTLVAVTGLLLLAGAFGAVRLRRPTAALRGGLAAMFTLTGGAHFVGMREELVAMVPPALPAPGLLVTLTGIAELACALGLLWSRTARGSAAVLSAMLVVMFPANVYAAGGDVPWWDELGPRTATQAVFLAATVTVLVRHGRAVAGTSAEPSLSSPPP from the coding sequence ATGGAACCGCTTGTCACACTCGTCGCCGTCACAGGCCTGCTGCTGCTCGCCGGGGCGTTCGGGGCAGTACGGCTCCGTCGGCCGACCGCCGCCCTGCGGGGCGGCCTGGCGGCCATGTTCACACTCACCGGGGGAGCGCACTTCGTCGGGATGCGCGAGGAACTCGTCGCCATGGTGCCGCCGGCCCTGCCGGCCCCGGGCCTGCTCGTCACACTGACCGGCATCGCCGAACTCGCCTGCGCGCTCGGGCTGCTGTGGTCGCGGACCGCCCGGGGCTCGGCCGCCGTGCTCAGCGCGATGCTGGTCGTGATGTTCCCCGCCAACGTGTACGCCGCCGGCGGCGACGTGCCCTGGTGGGACGAGCTCGGCCCCCGGACGGCCACGCAGGCCGTCTTCCTCGCCGCCACCGTCACCGTGCTGGTCCGCCATGGCCGGGCGGTTGCGGGGACGTCTGCGGAACCCTCGCTCAGCTCCCCGCCGCCGTGA
- a CDS encoding SDR family NAD(P)-dependent oxidoreductase: protein MGQLDGKTAVVTGATSGIGRASAVRLAAEGAHVFVTGRREAELDDVVAEIGEAQATGVRGDVAVLADLDRLFDAVREQQRRVDILFANAGGGGFARLEDVTEEHFDGTFGANVKGLLFTVQKALPLLNDGASVILTGSTAGSGGGEAFGVYSASKAAVRSLARTWANELKRRGIRVNTLSPGPIDTPGLTGLAPDEERARGLKDSLVAGVPLGRMGRPEEVADAVLFLASDQSSFITGVELFVDGGQMQV from the coding sequence ATGGGACAGCTCGACGGAAAGACGGCAGTGGTTACGGGCGCGACCAGCGGGATCGGGCGGGCCTCTGCAGTACGTCTCGCGGCCGAGGGAGCCCATGTGTTCGTCACCGGCCGCCGGGAGGCGGAGCTGGACGACGTGGTGGCGGAGATCGGCGAGGCACAGGCGACAGGGGTGCGCGGCGATGTCGCCGTGCTCGCCGACCTTGACCGGTTGTTCGACGCGGTGAGAGAGCAGCAGCGCCGTGTCGACATTCTGTTCGCCAATGCCGGAGGGGGCGGGTTCGCGCGCCTGGAGGACGTCACGGAGGAGCACTTCGACGGCACGTTCGGCGCGAACGTGAAGGGCCTGCTCTTCACGGTGCAGAAGGCACTGCCTCTGCTCAACGACGGTGCTTCGGTCATTCTGACGGGTTCGACGGCCGGCAGCGGCGGTGGCGAGGCATTCGGCGTCTACAGCGCCTCCAAGGCCGCTGTGCGCTCCCTTGCCCGGACCTGGGCCAATGAGCTCAAGAGACGCGGGATCCGCGTGAACACCCTGAGTCCGGGGCCGATCGACACCCCTGGACTGACCGGTCTTGCCCCGGACGAGGAGCGGGCGCGGGGCCTCAAGGACTCGCTCGTCGCCGGTGTGCCGCTCGGTCGGATGGGGCGACCCGAGGAGGTCGCGGACGCGGTCCTCTTCCTCGCGTCCGACCAGAGTTCCTTCATCACCGGGGTCGAACTCTTCGTCGACGGCGGCCAGATGCAGGTGTGA
- a CDS encoding DUF6480 family protein, translating to MAENHPQSNPDPDPRVTPGVDRGGLVTPGETPPAESSTSSRSDPYQPPTRGWAKGPLAAISVVVLLVAAFFLAYALVLIL from the coding sequence ATGGCTGAGAACCATCCCCAGAGCAATCCCGACCCCGACCCCCGAGTGACGCCGGGCGTGGACCGCGGTGGGTTGGTGACTCCCGGCGAGACCCCGCCGGCCGAGTCGAGCACGTCCTCCCGGTCCGACCCGTACCAGCCCCCTACGCGAGGCTGGGCCAAAGGCCCGCTGGCGGCCATCTCCGTGGTTGTCCTGCTGGTCGCGGCGTTCTTCCTGGCCTACGCGCTCGTACTGATCCTCTGA
- a CDS encoding ATP-binding cassette domain-containing protein yields the protein MDNASLAEMARRIPRALAQTARLAWSVDRRMAITILVCQLLSGLGTAVMLTAVAEALPLLTTHDPRAGLAQAWPALAVAVVALAAGSGTWILADWATRRLNPKIASTADLALVDLHMRAELSAYDTPGFTDRSQAAEIGAMRAVDLADDAKTLTNGFVQLVSAATVLTSLHPLLLGVLLLSVVPRGLGGVVAARIDYRVHDRTISARNVRGMMRWWLTTAELADELRANTMRGYLHFWYRTMCDRVEGRELEGARPYLWVTLLAASLAGLFTLGMWASLAALVLAGTMTTAIAGTAIVASQTAGRALNSIVRYGAVMFHHGLYLSDYFDFIAEVGSMTASRGSARPRTPKQIRFEAAGFTYAGKDTPALHPVSLTFSRGEVVALVGENGAGKSTLIRMLTGLTLPTEGAVYWDDTDLATADAEAVWQHVGLVPQKNGHWPLAARENITLGQPHSHEDAPVWDAAGRVGMADHLRELPDGLDTLLARSVWGGQELSGGQWQRLACARAMYRRPAVLVLDEPTSEMDARGEHQIFRELHTMAPDRITVVVTHRLDNVRMADRVIVLDQGRIREEGTFDSLVQTEGSLLAELYALAQDR from the coding sequence ATGGACAACGCCTCGCTGGCGGAGATGGCTCGGAGGATCCCGCGGGCACTCGCGCAGACGGCGCGGCTGGCCTGGTCCGTGGACCGGCGCATGGCGATCACCATCCTGGTGTGCCAACTGCTCTCCGGCCTCGGCACCGCCGTGATGCTCACCGCGGTCGCCGAGGCGCTGCCGCTGCTGACAACACACGATCCCCGAGCGGGACTTGCCCAGGCGTGGCCGGCACTCGCCGTCGCCGTCGTCGCCCTTGCCGCCGGCTCCGGCACGTGGATCCTCGCGGACTGGGCCACCCGTCGGCTGAACCCGAAGATCGCCTCCACGGCGGACCTCGCCCTCGTCGACCTCCACATGCGCGCCGAGCTGTCCGCGTACGACACACCCGGCTTCACCGACCGCAGCCAGGCAGCCGAGATCGGGGCGATGCGCGCGGTCGACCTCGCCGACGACGCGAAGACCCTGACCAACGGGTTCGTCCAGCTGGTCTCCGCCGCGACGGTGCTCACGTCACTGCATCCGCTCCTGCTGGGGGTGCTGCTGCTGTCGGTCGTCCCCCGCGGATTGGGCGGTGTGGTCGCCGCGCGGATCGACTACCGGGTCCACGACCGCACCATCTCCGCACGCAATGTGCGCGGCATGATGCGCTGGTGGCTGACCACCGCGGAACTCGCCGACGAGCTGCGCGCCAACACCATGCGCGGATACCTCCACTTCTGGTACCGGACGATGTGTGACCGCGTCGAAGGCCGCGAGCTCGAGGGCGCCCGCCCCTACCTCTGGGTGACCCTTCTGGCAGCATCCCTCGCAGGCCTGTTCACCTTGGGTATGTGGGCGTCCCTGGCCGCGCTCGTCCTGGCCGGCACCATGACCACAGCGATCGCCGGCACCGCGATCGTCGCCTCCCAGACCGCCGGCCGCGCCCTGAACTCCATCGTCCGGTACGGCGCCGTCATGTTCCACCACGGCCTGTATCTCAGTGACTACTTCGACTTCATCGCGGAGGTCGGCTCGATGACCGCCTCGCGCGGGAGCGCGCGGCCAAGGACCCCGAAGCAGATTCGCTTCGAGGCAGCCGGGTTCACCTACGCCGGCAAGGACACACCGGCACTGCATCCGGTCTCGCTCACCTTCAGCCGTGGGGAGGTCGTTGCCCTGGTGGGGGAGAACGGCGCCGGCAAGTCCACCCTGATCCGCATGCTCACCGGGCTGACGCTCCCGACGGAGGGCGCCGTGTACTGGGACGACACCGACCTCGCCACTGCGGACGCCGAGGCGGTCTGGCAGCACGTCGGCCTCGTCCCGCAGAAGAACGGACACTGGCCCCTGGCCGCCCGGGAGAACATCACCCTCGGCCAGCCCCACAGCCATGAGGACGCACCTGTCTGGGACGCGGCCGGTCGCGTGGGCATGGCGGACCATCTGCGCGAACTCCCCGACGGCCTCGACACGTTGCTCGCCCGCTCGGTATGGGGCGGCCAGGAACTGTCCGGCGGGCAGTGGCAGAGGCTCGCCTGCGCTCGCGCGATGTACCGCCGACCGGCCGTCCTCGTCCTGGACGAACCCACGAGCGAGATGGACGCCCGCGGAGAGCACCAGATCTTCCGCGAACTGCACACGATGGCCCCGGACCGGATCACCGTCGTGGTGACCCACCGCCTGGACAACGTCCGCATGGCCGACCGCGTCATCGTCCTCGACCAAGGGCGCATCCGCGAGGAAGGCACCTTCGACTCCCTCGTCCAGACCGAAGGCAGTCTCCTCGCCGAGCTCTACGCGCTGGCCCAGGACCGCTGA
- a CDS encoding enoyl-CoA hydratase/isomerase family protein, with amino-acid sequence MTASYETISTRLDGNVLSATFNAPPINLIGPEVVRDLVGLIEELSRPGTARVVVFDSADPDFFFPHVDLTKVAEYTAEAAKAGGPGDDSLGMLFRRFSEIPAVTIAKLRGRARGAGSEFLLACDMRFASRENAVLSQPEVGIGTPPGAGAIQHLTRLLGRGRALEAVLTSADFDADLAERYGWINRAVPDAELDAFVAGIAARIGDFPRDALIAAKASVNAISLPTPAAVRADAALFQQLVRSETAQQRTAELFERGFQTRGRTELDLGDALGDLKAVD; translated from the coding sequence ATGACCGCCTCGTACGAAACCATCAGCACCAGGCTGGACGGCAACGTCCTGTCCGCCACCTTCAACGCCCCGCCGATCAACCTCATCGGCCCCGAGGTCGTACGCGATCTGGTCGGACTGATCGAGGAGCTTTCCCGACCGGGGACCGCGCGGGTGGTGGTGTTCGACAGCGCCGATCCCGACTTCTTCTTTCCGCACGTCGACCTGACCAAAGTGGCGGAATACACCGCTGAGGCCGCGAAAGCCGGAGGTCCGGGCGATGACTCCCTGGGGATGCTGTTCCGCAGGTTCAGCGAGATTCCGGCCGTCACCATCGCCAAGCTGCGCGGCCGCGCACGGGGGGCGGGCAGTGAGTTCCTCCTCGCCTGCGACATGCGCTTCGCCTCCCGGGAGAACGCTGTCCTGAGCCAGCCCGAGGTCGGCATCGGCACCCCGCCCGGCGCGGGAGCGATCCAGCACCTCACCCGCCTGCTGGGCCGAGGGCGCGCGCTCGAAGCCGTACTGACGTCGGCCGACTTCGACGCCGATCTCGCCGAACGCTACGGATGGATCAACCGCGCGGTGCCCGACGCCGAGCTGGACGCGTTCGTGGCCGGCATCGCCGCGCGTATCGGGGACTTCCCCCGCGATGCACTGATCGCGGCCAAAGCGTCCGTCAACGCCATCAGCCTGCCAACTCCGGCCGCCGTACGCGCGGATGCCGCTCTGTTCCAGCAACTCGTCCGGAGTGAGACAGCGCAGCAACGCACGGCAGAGCTCTTCGAGCGGGGCTTCCAGACCCGTGGCCGCACCGAACTCGACCTCGGTGACGCGCTGGGCGACTTGAAGGCCGTCGACTGA
- a CDS encoding tetratricopeptide repeat protein, which produces MASQVSEAKRAKASAPEYQGALGSLSVNASLPEVLARGVEELQAAEQAGDRREMARCGLAVAEAYRRLGRIEEADRAWKASYRAARSDGHEGAMAWALWSGGTLARQRGAFALAYRLLGLAAEMGERGGDVVVRGYSLAGLAETGRIQGDYEAVGRLHEQLLAEARRRGEARHTVWALEGIAQMHRNTGAYDEALALFEEAAETALRADDRRGWAWALRGIADVVSVRDGQVERALSLLSQAEEACREMRLSSALAYNHKMRGNVLYRAGRYAEARELYARALEEFREMEEPRGTALSRLGLAKARARLGREAARSAAELAELRSILDGIGLRHAREMVDKAAAELGVGPLPDGGGDVPGGGGPVLPASGAQALRAARVEGLR; this is translated from the coding sequence ATGGCCAGTCAGGTGAGCGAGGCGAAGCGGGCGAAGGCTTCCGCGCCGGAGTACCAGGGGGCTCTCGGCTCGCTGTCGGTGAATGCCTCCCTGCCCGAGGTGCTCGCCCGGGGCGTCGAGGAGCTGCAGGCTGCGGAACAGGCCGGTGACCGGCGGGAGATGGCGCGCTGCGGGCTGGCCGTGGCGGAGGCGTACCGGAGGCTGGGGCGGATCGAGGAGGCCGACCGGGCGTGGAAGGCGAGCTACCGGGCGGCGCGTTCCGACGGCCACGAGGGCGCGATGGCGTGGGCCCTGTGGAGCGGGGGGACGCTGGCCCGGCAGCGGGGGGCGTTCGCTCTGGCCTACCGCTTGCTGGGGCTGGCGGCCGAGATGGGCGAGCGGGGAGGTGACGTCGTCGTCCGGGGCTATTCGCTGGCGGGGCTCGCCGAGACGGGGCGGATACAGGGCGACTACGAGGCCGTGGGGAGACTGCACGAGCAGCTGCTGGCCGAGGCCCGCCGGCGTGGTGAGGCGCGGCACACGGTGTGGGCGCTGGAGGGCATCGCGCAGATGCACCGCAACACCGGTGCCTATGACGAGGCGCTGGCACTGTTCGAGGAGGCGGCGGAGACGGCGCTGCGCGCCGATGACCGGCGCGGGTGGGCCTGGGCGCTGCGGGGCATCGCGGATGTGGTGTCCGTACGCGACGGGCAGGTGGAGCGTGCTCTGTCGCTGCTGTCGCAGGCCGAGGAGGCCTGCCGGGAGATGCGGTTGTCGAGCGCGCTCGCCTACAACCACAAGATGCGGGGCAACGTGCTGTACCGGGCGGGTCGGTACGCAGAGGCCCGGGAGCTGTATGCGCGGGCGCTGGAGGAGTTCCGCGAGATGGAGGAGCCGCGGGGGACGGCGCTGTCGCGGCTCGGGCTGGCCAAGGCGCGTGCCCGGCTGGGCCGGGAGGCCGCTCGCAGCGCGGCCGAGCTGGCGGAGCTGCGCTCGATCCTGGACGGCATCGGGCTGCGGCACGCCCGGGAGATGGTGGACAAGGCCGCGGCCGAGCTGGGTGTGGGGCCGCTGCCGGACGGGGGCGGGGACGTGCCGGGAGGCGGGGGGCCTGTGCTGCCTGCGAGCGGGGCGCAGGCGCTGCGGGCGGCCCGTGTGGAGGGGCTGCGGTGA
- a CDS encoding Lrp/AsnC family transcriptional regulator, with protein MTQSVTLDALDRRLIHALQIDGRASFSRIATVLGAPERTVARRYHRLRSALVIRVVGLVDSRRIGMLDWFVRIDCTPDATDALTTALAQRDDTSWIAPLAGGTRLTCMVRTPGAGADGGRPLFDHLLRTPGVRDVEAGCVLRPVAGVGGWAGRTSALDASEQAALLGPTPESPDGPEVLAEAPGWGEAEARLTGELALDGRADVAELAAVTGWSASTVRRHIAGLRAAGVLHFEVDVSPSHFGFPVEALLWLEVSPAALGGVTEALSQHAAVAFAAVTTGRTSVFAMVQCRDTDALYDYLAGELAALPGIGRMETALVQRRAKRAGPLLLPSAAERAQRFPPRPTAYRVSRMRTS; from the coding sequence GTGACGCAATCCGTCACGCTCGACGCGCTGGACCGTCGTCTGATCCATGCCCTCCAGATCGACGGGCGCGCCTCGTTCAGCAGGATCGCCACCGTGCTCGGCGCCCCGGAGCGCACCGTCGCACGCCGCTACCACCGACTGCGGTCGGCCCTGGTGATCCGGGTGGTCGGGCTCGTCGACAGCCGGCGGATCGGCATGCTCGACTGGTTCGTCCGTATCGACTGCACGCCGGATGCCACCGACGCGCTGACCACCGCCCTCGCACAGCGGGACGACACGTCGTGGATCGCCCCGCTCGCCGGGGGAACGCGGCTGACCTGCATGGTCCGCACCCCGGGCGCGGGGGCGGACGGCGGACGACCGCTCTTCGACCACCTGCTCAGGACCCCGGGAGTACGAGACGTCGAGGCGGGCTGCGTCCTGCGCCCGGTCGCCGGGGTCGGCGGCTGGGCAGGCCGGACGAGCGCGCTGGACGCGTCCGAGCAGGCGGCCCTCCTCGGCCCCACGCCGGAGTCACCGGACGGCCCGGAAGTCCTCGCCGAGGCGCCTGGATGGGGCGAGGCGGAGGCGCGACTGACGGGCGAACTGGCCCTGGACGGCCGGGCGGACGTGGCAGAGCTTGCCGCCGTCACCGGGTGGTCGGCCTCGACCGTACGCCGCCACATCGCCGGGCTGCGAGCCGCCGGGGTGCTGCACTTCGAGGTGGACGTGAGCCCGTCCCACTTCGGCTTCCCGGTGGAGGCGCTGCTGTGGCTGGAGGTGTCGCCGGCCGCGCTGGGCGGTGTGACGGAGGCGCTGTCACAGCACGCCGCAGTCGCCTTCGCCGCCGTCACGACAGGCCGGACATCGGTCTTCGCGATGGTCCAGTGCCGTGACACCGACGCACTGTACGACTACCTGGCCGGCGAGTTGGCCGCACTGCCGGGCATCGGCCGGATGGAGACCGCCCTTGTCCAGCGCCGCGCCAAGCGGGCGGGGCCGCTCCTCCTGCCGTCGGCGGCGGAGCGCGCTCAACGATTCCCACCACGACCGACCGCCTACCGAGTCAGCCGCATGAGGACGTCCTGA
- a CDS encoding VOC family protein, producing MSSKFTELAIDCADPIRLARFWCSVLDYEVQDEDEDDGVVSIGPPAGSEGKDRLGPVPPTLTFARVPEGKTVKNRLHLDVNPTDREQDEEVRRLLDLGARRIDVGQGDESWVVLADPEGNEFCVLAARRP from the coding sequence ATGAGCAGTAAGTTCACCGAGCTTGCGATCGACTGTGCCGATCCCATCCGTCTCGCCCGGTTCTGGTGCTCGGTCCTTGACTACGAGGTGCAGGACGAGGACGAGGACGACGGAGTTGTCTCGATCGGCCCCCCTGCGGGGTCTGAAGGCAAGGACCGCCTCGGCCCGGTGCCACCGACGTTGACCTTCGCGCGCGTGCCCGAGGGCAAGACCGTCAAGAACAGGCTCCACCTCGACGTCAACCCGACCGACAGGGAGCAGGACGAAGAGGTCCGTCGCCTGCTCGACCTGGGTGCTCGCCGCATCGACGTCGGCCAAGGAGACGAGAGCTGGGTCGTCCTTGCCGACCCGGAGGGAAACGAGTTCTGCGTCCTTGCGGCCCGCCGCCCCTGA
- a CDS encoding nuclear transport factor 2 family protein → MVQYLRGLWAHIVVEDNVDDVEQVVFDGPDAVVLGSFFRRVRSTGRTFTMPVAMHLRVGGDKLVRMHLFEHTLLAQQAFKGGPDRHTATWTRGLGTALRRPAESGPRAMPSDSAPLGVEQGSGRVPGPRTLDQA, encoded by the coding sequence GTGGTCCAGTACCTGCGCGGTCTGTGGGCACACATCGTCGTCGAGGACAACGTCGACGATGTCGAGCAGGTGGTGTTCGACGGCCCGGACGCGGTCGTGCTCGGCTCGTTCTTCCGCCGGGTGAGGAGCACCGGCCGGACGTTCACCATGCCGGTGGCCATGCATCTGCGGGTCGGCGGAGACAAGCTCGTGAGGATGCACCTCTTCGAGCACACCCTGCTGGCGCAACAGGCGTTCAAGGGCGGACCTGACAGGCATACGGCCACATGGACGCGCGGGCTGGGAACCGCCCTCCGCCGCCCGGCGGAGTCCGGTCCGCGCGCGATGCCCTCGGACTCGGCACCTCTCGGTGTGGAGCAGGGTTCCGGGAGGGTTCCGGGACCTCGAACCTTGGACCAGGCATGA
- a CDS encoding aminoglycoside phosphotransferase family protein, with protein MTDTEFEITAELVQDLLRDQHPDLADRPVRLGARGWDNQMWRLGDDLAVRLPWATQAADALLRKEHAWLPVLAPRLPLQVPVPQRLGDPSERFPRPWIVTTWVPGTPADHAPATDAVEAADTLAAFLTALHQPAPDGAPMGGDRGGPLGDRAEQFAQQLASATELGLVPDPDAVRAVWDDAAAAPEWTGPPLWLHGDLHPANLVTTDGTFCGVIDFGDLCAGDPACDLSAAWLLLPDGAADRFHDACQPTPDRATLRRARGWAVMRALTGILIGDAGIHGRPGGKPTWGPPAHTALSRLVATARR; from the coding sequence ATGACCGACACCGAGTTCGAGATCACCGCAGAGCTGGTCCAGGACCTGCTGCGCGACCAGCACCCCGACCTGGCCGATCGGCCTGTGAGACTCGGCGCGCGGGGCTGGGACAACCAGATGTGGCGGCTCGGCGACGATCTCGCCGTCCGGCTGCCCTGGGCGACACAGGCCGCGGACGCACTGCTGCGCAAGGAGCACGCCTGGCTGCCTGTTCTCGCCCCGCGTCTTCCCCTTCAGGTCCCCGTCCCGCAGCGCCTCGGCGATCCTTCCGAGCGGTTTCCGCGGCCGTGGATCGTCACCACCTGGGTACCGGGCACGCCCGCCGACCACGCCCCTGCCACTGACGCCGTGGAGGCAGCCGACACCTTGGCCGCCTTCCTGACCGCTCTCCATCAACCTGCCCCGGACGGGGCGCCGATGGGCGGTGACCGTGGCGGGCCGCTGGGCGACCGCGCCGAACAGTTCGCCCAACAGCTCGCCTCGGCCACCGAACTGGGGCTGGTCCCCGACCCGGACGCTGTCCGCGCCGTCTGGGACGACGCCGCCGCCGCGCCCGAGTGGACGGGCCCGCCACTGTGGCTCCACGGCGACCTGCATCCGGCCAACCTCGTCACCACGGACGGCACCTTCTGCGGCGTGATCGACTTTGGCGACCTCTGCGCGGGCGATCCCGCCTGCGACCTCTCCGCCGCCTGGCTGCTGCTGCCGGACGGCGCCGCCGACCGCTTCCACGACGCCTGTCAGCCGACCCCGGACCGCGCGACCCTGCGCCGGGCTCGTGGCTGGGCGGTGATGCGCGCCCTCACCGGCATCCTCATCGGAGACGCCGGCATCCACGGACGCCCCGGAGGCAAGCCCACCTGGGGGCCGCCGGCACACACCGCGCTGAGCCGCCTCGTCGCAACGGCCCGCCGCTGA